A single genomic interval of Amycolatopsis albispora harbors:
- a CDS encoding GNAT family N-acetyltransferase codes for MQIREATAAELDTLPALESAADSIFEDLGFPPLPPPGSADDLASARLVLVAGTPPAGFARVEVVDGNAHLEQLAVHPAHFRRGIGTQLVRAVLDWARAEGFGAVTLCTFADIPWNGPFYRKLGFTDLPEPTAGLLALRAHERALGLDALAPRTVLHHPFPDA; via the coding sequence ATGCAGATCCGGGAGGCCACGGCCGCTGAACTGGACACCCTGCCCGCACTCGAATCGGCCGCCGATTCGATCTTCGAGGACCTGGGCTTCCCGCCGCTGCCGCCGCCCGGCAGCGCCGACGACCTCGCCTCGGCGCGGCTGGTGCTGGTCGCGGGCACCCCGCCGGCGGGGTTCGCCAGGGTCGAGGTGGTCGATGGCAACGCGCACCTGGAACAACTGGCCGTGCACCCGGCCCACTTCCGGCGGGGCATCGGCACGCAGTTGGTGCGCGCGGTCCTCGACTGGGCACGGGCGGAGGGCTTCGGCGCGGTGACGCTGTGCACGTTCGCGGACATCCCGTGGAACGGCCCGTTCTACCGGAAACTCGGCTTCACCGACCTACCCGAACCGACGGCGGGCCTACTGGCCCTACGAGCCCACGAACGCGCCTTGGGCCTGGACGCCCTCGCCCCCCGAACCGTCCTACACCACCCCTTCCCCGACGCGTAA
- a CDS encoding ferredoxin, which produces MRVITDVDRCVGAGQCVLTEPSVFDQREEDGTVLLLTDEVRGETAERVREATHLCPAQALSTSD; this is translated from the coding sequence ATGAGGGTCATCACGGACGTCGATCGCTGTGTCGGCGCCGGGCAGTGCGTGCTGACCGAGCCGTCGGTGTTCGACCAGCGCGAGGAGGACGGCACCGTGCTGCTGCTGACCGACGAGGTGCGCGGCGAAACGGCCGAGCGGGTGCGGGAAGCCACCCACCTCTGCCCGGCGCAGGCTCTGTCCACTTCGGACTGA
- a CDS encoding cytochrome P450 produces the protein MERRCPYAPPAEYDRIRAENPVTQVELPTGKRAWVLTRHEDVRAMLADPRFSSDRANPRFPTLVDNTPMRAAFKPSLISMDPPEHGPARRAVVGEFTVRRMEALRPRIQEIVDQAIDDLLAAGEPADLVTHLSLPVPSLVICELLGVPYADHEFFQLHSGRLLSRDTSPEDRRHSVDQLTSYLDKLIVEKEAAPTDDLLGRQILKQREEDNVDHEALVSLAFLLLIAGHETTANMISLGVVALIEHPEQLALLREDPGVTLSAVEELLRYFTIAEVATTRLAVEDVEIGGVRIKAGEGVIGLSNAANHDPAVYERPDELDIARGARNHVAFGFGAHQCLGQNLARMELQIVFDTLFRRVPSLRIAKPVDELDYKRNATVYGLHSLPVTWS, from the coding sequence ATGGAACGCCGCTGCCCCTACGCGCCACCCGCCGAATACGACCGGATCCGCGCCGAGAACCCCGTGACGCAGGTCGAGCTGCCCACCGGCAAGCGGGCCTGGGTGCTCACCCGGCACGAGGACGTGCGCGCCATGCTGGCCGATCCCCGGTTCAGCTCGGACCGCGCGAACCCGCGGTTCCCCACGCTGGTGGACAACACACCGATGCGGGCGGCCTTCAAGCCGTCGCTGATCTCGATGGACCCGCCGGAGCACGGCCCGGCTCGGCGCGCGGTGGTCGGGGAGTTCACCGTGCGCCGGATGGAGGCGCTGCGGCCGCGGATCCAGGAGATCGTCGACCAGGCCATCGACGACCTGCTGGCCGCCGGCGAGCCCGCCGACCTGGTCACCCACCTGTCGCTGCCGGTGCCTTCGCTGGTGATCTGCGAGCTGCTGGGCGTGCCGTACGCCGACCACGAGTTCTTCCAGCTGCACTCGGGCAGGCTGCTCAGCCGGGACACCTCGCCGGAGGACCGGCGGCACTCGGTCGACCAGCTCACCTCGTACCTGGACAAGCTGATCGTGGAGAAGGAGGCGGCGCCGACCGACGATCTGCTCGGCAGGCAGATCCTCAAGCAGCGCGAGGAGGACAACGTCGATCACGAGGCGCTGGTCAGCCTCGCCTTCCTGCTGCTGATCGCCGGGCACGAGACCACCGCGAACATGATCTCGCTGGGCGTGGTCGCGCTGATCGAGCACCCGGAACAGCTCGCGCTGCTGCGCGAGGACCCGGGCGTCACGCTCAGCGCGGTCGAGGAGCTGCTGCGGTACTTCACCATCGCGGAGGTGGCCACCACCAGGCTGGCGGTCGAGGACGTGGAGATCGGCGGGGTGCGGATCAAGGCGGGTGAGGGCGTGATCGGCCTGTCGAACGCGGCGAACCACGACCCGGCGGTCTACGAGCGGCCGGACGAGCTGGACATCGCGCGCGGGGCGCGCAACCACGTGGCGTTCGGCTTCGGGGCGCACCAGTGCCTCGGGCAGAACCTGGCGCGGATGGAACTGCAGATCGTGTTCGACACGCTGTTCCGGCGGGTGCCGTCGCTGCGGATCGCCAAGCCGGTCGACGAGCTGGACTACAAGCGCAACGCCACCGTGTACGGGTTGCACTCGCTGCCGGTGACCTGGTCATGA
- a CDS encoding TetR/AcrR family transcriptional regulator, which translates to MTVEHEETRLRADARRNRDQILGAAKELFADAGPDVPMEEIARRAGVGVGTLYRRFPDRASLLREVARDTFRGVLADARTAIDEEPTAWDALVRFLRITQRVKLSVQLAMLSPLARAVFSADPSTDEFRREALGILDRIVEQAQAEGSLRPDVGAGDVTIMFSLLLRELPHQPMRVSSFATDRCIALMLDGLRARPGSPLPGRAVTSADIFDA; encoded by the coding sequence ATGACGGTGGAGCACGAGGAGACCCGGTTGCGGGCCGACGCGAGACGCAACCGCGACCAGATCCTCGGAGCCGCCAAGGAGTTGTTCGCCGACGCGGGCCCGGACGTGCCGATGGAGGAGATCGCGCGCCGGGCGGGCGTCGGAGTGGGGACGCTCTACCGGCGGTTCCCCGATCGCGCGTCCCTGCTGCGGGAGGTCGCGCGGGACACCTTCCGCGGCGTGCTGGCCGACGCGCGCACCGCGATCGACGAGGAACCGACGGCGTGGGACGCGCTCGTCCGGTTCCTCCGCATCACGCAGCGGGTGAAGTTGAGCGTGCAGCTGGCCATGCTGTCGCCGCTGGCCAGGGCGGTGTTCTCGGCGGACCCCAGTACCGATGAGTTCCGCCGCGAGGCGCTCGGCATTCTCGACCGGATCGTCGAACAGGCGCAGGCCGAGGGTTCACTGCGGCCCGACGTGGGCGCCGGCGACGTGACGATCATGTTCTCGCTGCTGCTGCGCGAACTGCCGCACCAGCCGATGCGGGTCAGCTCGTTCGCCACCGACCGCTGCATCGCGCTGATGCTCGACGGGCTGCGCGCCCGGCCGGGTTCACCCCTGCCCGGCCGGGCGGTGACCAGCGCCGACATCTTCGACGCCTGA
- a CDS encoding aldehyde dehydrogenase family protein gives MSDRLSVTKTYKLYVGGKFPRSESGRSYPVSDAKGKFLANAAHASRKDVRDAVVAARKAFGGWSGATAYNRGQVLFRVAEVLEGRREQFVSEVSACEGVPVEKAESLVDTAIDRWVWYAGWTDKIATVLGAANPVAGPYFSFTVPEPTGVVGVLAPQRSSLLGLVSVLAPVLATGCTAVVVSSAERPLPAITLSEVLATSDVPGGVANILTGHAAELGPWLASHGDVNALDPTGAAEADRAELAKAAAGTVKRVLSVPAEEPDWTERPDIKRLRRYLEAKTVWHPLGV, from the coding sequence ATGTCTGATCGTCTTTCGGTGACCAAGACCTACAAGCTCTACGTCGGCGGGAAGTTCCCGCGTTCGGAGTCGGGGCGCTCGTACCCGGTCTCCGACGCGAAGGGCAAGTTCCTGGCGAATGCCGCGCACGCGTCGCGCAAGGACGTGCGCGACGCCGTGGTGGCCGCGCGCAAGGCGTTCGGCGGCTGGTCCGGCGCCACCGCCTACAACCGCGGCCAGGTGCTGTTCCGGGTGGCCGAGGTGCTCGAAGGCCGTCGTGAGCAGTTCGTCAGCGAGGTCAGCGCCTGCGAGGGCGTGCCCGTCGAGAAGGCGGAGTCCCTTGTGGACACCGCGATCGACCGCTGGGTCTGGTACGCGGGCTGGACCGACAAGATCGCCACCGTGCTCGGGGCGGCGAACCCGGTGGCTGGCCCGTACTTCTCGTTCACCGTGCCGGAGCCGACCGGCGTGGTCGGCGTGCTGGCGCCGCAGCGGTCCTCGTTGCTGGGCCTGGTCAGCGTGCTGGCCCCGGTGCTGGCCACCGGCTGCACCGCGGTGGTGGTGAGCAGCGCCGAACGGCCGCTGCCCGCGATCACCCTGTCCGAGGTGCTGGCCACCTCCGACGTGCCGGGCGGGGTGGCGAACATCCTCACCGGGCACGCCGCGGAACTCGGCCCGTGGCTCGCCTCGCACGGTGACGTCAACGCGCTCGACCCGACCGGCGCGGCGGAGGCCGATCGCGCCGAGCTGGCGAAGGCCGCCGCGGGCACGGTCAAGCGGGTGCTCAGCGTGCCTGCCGAGGAACCGGACTGGACCGAGCGGCCGGACATCAAGCGGCTGCGGCGCTACCTGGAGGCGAAGACCGTCTGGCACCCGCTCGGCGTCTGA
- a CDS encoding aldehyde dehydrogenase family protein: MPDSPFEYAPAPESRDIANLKPAYRPFINGEFADGGGEPLKSVNPATEEVLAEVSTASKSDVDTAVKAARRAYEKTWGRMPGAERAKYIFRLARLIQERARELAVLESLDNGKPIKESRDSDIPTAAAHFFYHAGWADKLDYAGYGPDPRPLGVAGQVIPWNFPLLMLAWKIAPALATGNTVVLKPAETTPLTALVFAEICQQAELPPGVVNILPGAGDIGAELVGHPDVNKIAFTGSTEVGKLIQRTVAGTPKKLTLELGGKAANVVFDDAPLDQAVEGIVNGIFFNQGHVCCAGSRLLVQESIVDEVLAKLRYRVSTLRIGDPLDKNTDIGAINSREQLTKIQELVDSGDTEGARRWTSPCPVPERGFFFAPTVFSDVQQSMRIAREEIFGPVLSVLTFRTPEEAVTKANNTPYGLSAGIWTEKGSRILWMANRLRAGVVWANTFNRFDPAAPFGGYQESGFGREGGRTGLEAYLDV; the protein is encoded by the coding sequence ATGCCCGACTCACCCTTCGAATACGCGCCCGCGCCCGAATCCCGGGACATCGCGAACCTCAAGCCCGCCTACCGGCCGTTCATCAACGGCGAGTTCGCCGACGGCGGGGGTGAGCCGCTGAAGTCGGTCAACCCGGCCACCGAGGAGGTGCTCGCCGAGGTCTCCACCGCGTCGAAGTCCGATGTGGACACCGCGGTGAAGGCGGCCCGCCGGGCCTACGAGAAGACCTGGGGCCGGATGCCGGGCGCCGAGCGCGCCAAGTACATCTTCCGCCTGGCCCGGCTGATCCAGGAACGCGCGCGTGAGCTGGCCGTGCTGGAGAGCCTGGACAACGGCAAGCCGATCAAGGAGTCGCGCGACTCGGACATCCCGACCGCCGCGGCGCACTTCTTCTACCACGCCGGCTGGGCGGACAAGCTGGACTACGCCGGCTACGGCCCGGACCCGCGGCCGCTGGGCGTGGCCGGGCAGGTCATCCCGTGGAACTTCCCGCTGCTCATGCTGGCCTGGAAGATCGCGCCCGCGCTGGCCACCGGCAACACCGTGGTGCTCAAGCCCGCGGAGACCACCCCGCTCACCGCGCTGGTCTTCGCCGAGATCTGCCAGCAGGCCGAACTGCCGCCCGGCGTGGTGAACATCCTGCCCGGCGCCGGGGACATCGGTGCCGAGCTGGTCGGCCACCCGGACGTGAACAAGATCGCCTTCACCGGGTCCACCGAGGTCGGCAAGCTGATCCAGCGCACGGTCGCGGGCACGCCGAAGAAGCTGACCCTGGAGCTGGGCGGCAAGGCGGCGAACGTGGTGTTCGACGACGCGCCGCTGGACCAGGCGGTCGAGGGCATCGTCAACGGCATCTTCTTCAACCAGGGCCACGTCTGCTGCGCCGGTTCGCGGCTGCTGGTGCAGGAGTCCATTGTGGACGAGGTGCTGGCGAAGCTGCGCTACCGCGTGTCCACGCTGCGCATCGGTGACCCGCTGGACAAGAACACCGACATCGGCGCGATCAACTCACGCGAGCAGCTGACGAAGATCCAGGAACTGGTCGATTCGGGCGACACCGAGGGCGCGCGGCGCTGGACCAGTCCGTGCCCGGTGCCCGAACGCGGTTTCTTCTTCGCTCCCACGGTGTTCTCCGACGTGCAGCAGTCGATGCGCATCGCCCGCGAGGAGATCTTCGGCCCGGTGCTCTCGGTGCTCACCTTCCGCACGCCGGAGGAGGCGGTCACCAAGGCGAACAACACGCCCTACGGGCTGTCCGCCGGGATCTGGACGGAAAAGGGCTCGCGCATCCTGTGGATGGCGAACCGGCTGCGGGCCGGTGTGGTCTGGGCCAACACCTTCAACCGCTTCGATCCCGCCGCACCGTTCGGCGGTTACCAGGAATCGGGCTTCGGCCGCGAGGGCGGGCGCACCGGTCTGGAGGCTTACCTCGATGTCTGA
- the deoC gene encoding deoxyribose-phosphate aldolase, producing the protein MTVTSTATDTPSPLPERLADATRDETSLRRFLHGLPGVDQVGVEQRAAGLGTRSIKKAAKRWAIDTAISMVDLTTLEGADTRGKVRALAAKAKLPDPEHPDTPRVAAVCVYPDLVATAVEALDGTGIGVASVATAFPSGRSSREIKLADVKLAVDAGASEVDMVIDRGAFLEGRYGQVFEEIQAIKAACGQAHLKVILETGELATYDNVRRASWLALLAGGDFIKTSTGKVSPAATLPVTHVMLQAVHDWHQVTGELRGVKPAGGIRTTKDAIKYLVAVHEVAGPPWLDPHLFRFGASSLLNDLLLQRRTQLDGHYSGPDYVTVD; encoded by the coding sequence ATGACAGTTACGTCAACGGCGACGGACACCCCGTCGCCGCTGCCAGAGCGGCTCGCCGACGCCACGCGCGACGAGACGAGCCTGCGCCGGTTCCTGCACGGGCTGCCGGGTGTCGACCAGGTCGGCGTCGAGCAGCGCGCGGCCGGGCTCGGCACCCGCAGCATCAAGAAGGCCGCCAAGCGCTGGGCCATCGACACCGCCATCTCGATGGTCGACCTGACCACGCTGGAGGGCGCCGACACCCGCGGCAAGGTGCGCGCGCTGGCCGCCAAGGCCAAGCTGCCCGACCCCGAGCACCCGGACACCCCGCGCGTGGCCGCCGTCTGCGTGTACCCGGACCTGGTCGCCACCGCGGTCGAGGCGCTGGACGGCACCGGCATCGGCGTGGCCAGCGTGGCCACCGCCTTCCCGTCCGGCCGCTCCAGCCGCGAGATCAAGCTCGCCGACGTCAAGCTGGCCGTGGACGCCGGTGCCTCCGAGGTCGACATGGTGATCGACCGCGGTGCCTTTCTGGAAGGCCGCTACGGCCAGGTGTTCGAGGAGATCCAGGCGATCAAGGCCGCGTGCGGCCAGGCCCACCTGAAGGTGATCCTGGAGACCGGCGAACTGGCCACCTACGACAACGTGCGCCGCGCGTCCTGGCTGGCGCTGCTCGCCGGTGGCGACTTCATCAAGACCTCCACCGGCAAGGTCTCCCCCGCGGCCACCCTGCCGGTCACCCACGTGATGCTGCAGGCCGTGCACGACTGGCACCAGGTCACCGGCGAGCTGCGCGGGGTCAAGCCGGCCGGCGGCATCCGCACCACCAAGGACGCGATCAAGTACCTGGTCGCCGTGCACGAGGTCGCCGGGCCGCCGTGGCTCGACCCGCACCTGTTCCGGTTCGGCGCCTCCAGCCTGCTCAACGACCTCCTGCTGCAGCGCCGCACCCAGCTCGACGGCCACTACAGCGGTCCCGACTACGTGACGGTGGACTGA